A segment of the Myxococcales bacterium genome:
CGGCAGCGACCTCGTCGTCTACCGCGTGGGCCCCGCAGGCGCCGAAATCGTGCGCGTGACGCGCATGACCGGGCGCACCCGCGTCGTCGCGAAGGTGGCTCCCTTCGCTCGCGACTTCACCGTCGACGGCGGGCGTCGGTCCCTCGTCTACGCCAATCGCCATGAGGCGGACCCTTCCACCTGGCTCGTCGAACGCCTCGACCTCGAGACCGGCGCGCGCACCCGCGTCTCGGCCACGAAGCACGACTCGCAGACGCCGTTCGCGGCCGCGGGGACGGTCTTGTCGTCGGCGCCGGAGCGTCGCGGCCTCGCGACCTCCAGCGGTGAGGTGCTCAGCCCGTTTGGCGCCGGCTACACGTACGTGACACACGCGGGCGAGGGCGGTTGGCTCGCGCTCGCGCACGTTCCCGAGGCCGCGCGAGAGCGTCGTCCTCTCGACCAGACCGGGCTCTTCGAGCGCGCGAGCGGTCGATTGATTCCGCTCGGCAGCGCGACGCTTCGCGTCGACGTCATGGGGTTCGTCGCGGCGTCGGGAGCCTTGCGATGAGGGCGACGCGACGGAGCGTTGTGCTCGCCATGGCGGCCGCCGGCGTCTTGTCGGTCTCGGGAGCCAGGGCTTATTGCCCGAGCTACACCAAGGCTGCCGGTTGCGCCGTCGACCCGGTGGCAGGAAAAAATCCCGACGCCGCCACGCTGCGGCTCTTCTTCGACAAGGTCGGGACAGGAACCTTCACGTCCGCGGAGGGGCCGGCGGTGCCGCTTCTCACGCGCGGCTGCGGCCAGCCGAGCGCGGAGACCAAGGCGCCCGCGGAGTTTCCCTGCCACGTGCTCTACGCCATCGCGGAGCAGGAGAGCGACTGGACCCAATTTTGCGTGCCCGAATCGCCGCAAAGCGCCGTCGGATCGCCGGAACGAACCATCGTCTCTTTCGATTGCGGCTTCGGCATTGCGCAGGTCACCTCCGGCATGAGGCAGGGGGAGTCGCCGACCTTCGACCAGAAGCGCGTCGCCTCGGATGCGCTCTACAACATGATCGTCGGCGTCCGCATCCTTCGCGACAAGTGGCAGGCCGTGGAGTGTGTCGGCGATCGCGATCCGGAGGTCGTGGAGCACTGGTACTCGGCGCTCTGGGCGTACAACGGCCTCTCCTACAAGAACAACCCCAACAACCCCGCGCACTCGCCGGGCCGCAACGTCTACGACCCGCAGAACGGCGGCAGCTACCCGTATCAAGAGAAGCTCCTTGGGCTCATGGAGTTTCCCTCCGACGCTCGTTGGGAGTCGATCCTTCCGGCCTATCCGAACCGGGGCGAGATCGGCACGGGGTCGAGCCCGAAGGCCCTGACCGAGCCCAAGTGCGCGACCCCGACGAGTTGCGTGCGAACGCGCACCGTCAACGCGTCGTCCTGCAAACCTCCGGTCCCACCGGTCGCCGACGCGGGGGCACCGCCGCCGGTGACGCCCCCCGAGCCGGCCGCTCCCGACGCGGGCGACGCCGTCCTTCCGGCCGAAGAGGAGGTCCCCGTCGAGACAGGCTGCAGCTGTCATGTCGTCGGCGCTCCCTCGGCGACCGCGTTTCCCGAGCTCCTCCTTGTCGTCGGCGTCGCTGCGTGCTGCGTCAGGGGGAGGCCGCGTCGCCAGCGTCAACGGCGCTGACGCCGCCGCCGCCGAGACCGATCGTGACCGGCGGACCACCCCCCGCGCTCGCGGCGTTGTTCCGCAGGACGAGCATCGAGAGCGCGCCAATCAACATCAACGCAGCACCCGCGAGCAGGCCCATGAAGACGGCGCGTAGGTTTTGGCTGCCGCGCCGCGCTGCGGCCGGCTTCTTCGCGACGGCCTCGAGGGTCGCTTCGAAAGGGGTGGCATCGGCGGCTGCTCGCGCCTCGTCGATGGGCGGAGCGGTGGCCGCGTCGCTGCGGGCCGCGCGCCGAAGCACGTCGTCGAGGAGCGCCAGCTGGCCCTTCGCGTGCTCGGCCACCCAGGCGCCCACCTCGGAGCGAGGGGCCGGGGCGACGCACTGCTCGAGCTCTCGCGCAGCGGCGAGCGCCGACGGCGGGCGTTCTCTTGCTTCTCGCGCCAACATGGAGCGCACCAGCGCGTCGAGCCGCGGCGGGATGCCGCGCCGTCGCGAGCTCGGCGGCGGAGGGACGTCACCGCTCGAGAGAGCCGCTGCTTGCTCCTTGAGGCCGCGGAAGAGTCGCTCACCCGTCAAGAGCTCCCACAAGACGATGCCCGCGCCATAGACGTCGGTAGCCGGTGATACGGGGGCCGCCACGAGCTGCTCTGGAGAGAGGTATCCGGGCTTGCCCACGACCTGACCGGTCTTCGTCACGGGCACAGCGCCGCGTAGCTTCGCGACGCCGAAGTCCGTGAGGTAGGCGGCACCCTGTCGCGAAACGAGAATGTTGTGCGGCGAGACGTCGCGGTGGACGACGTGGAGCGGCGCGCCGTGTTCGTCGACCATCTCGTGGGCCGCGTGGAGCCCTTCGAGCGTGTCACGGACGACGGCAGCGGCGATGGGGAGCGGCACCGTTTTGCGTCGCTCCGTGACGTCGTCCAAGAGCTGCGCAAGCGAGCTCCCGTGCACGTACTCGAGGACGAGAAAGACGGCGCCCGTCTCTTTCTCCTTCATGACGTCGAGGACCGTCACCCCGTTCGGGTGCACCAAGAGCGACGCGACCTTGGCCTCATCGAGGAAGCGCTGCACGAGCGCTTCGTCGGCGGCGAGGTGTTCGTGGAGCACCTTGAGCACGACGGTGCGACCGAAGCCCAGCTCGCCTTGGGCGCGCGCCAAATACACGGTGCCCATGCCGCCGGCGGCGATGCGCGTCAGCAGGCGGTACTTGCCGATGCGCGTCGGGTGTTGGGGCGCCGTGCCTTCTGTCATGCGCGGCGCTTGGCGAGCAGCTCGGCGATCTGCACGGCGTTGAGCGCCGCCCCCTTGCGGAGGTTGTCGGCGACGATCCACATGCACAGGGCGCCAGGGACGGCGAGATCCTCCCGCACGCGACCCACGAAGACGTCGTCGGTCCCGGCGACGTCGCGCGGCTGCGGCGCGTTTCCCGGCGCGTAGGCCGCGTCTACCAGCTTGACGCCGGGCGCCTTGCGGAGCAGCGATTTGGCCTCTTCCGCCGACATGGCCCGCGAGAAGCGGAGCCACACCGACTCCGAGTGACCCGTCACGACGGGCACGCGAACCGTCGTCGGCGAAACGCCGAGCGTCGCGTCGCCCATGATCTTGCGGGTCTCGTTCACCATCTTCCACTCTTCCTCCGAGTAGTCGCCGGCGCCGGCTTTCCAATCGGACAGGAGGTTGCCGGCGAGGGGAGCGGGGAAGACCGTCGCTTCGGGCACGCGCCCCTCGGCGAGCGCGCGCGTCTGCGCGAGGAGATCCTGGACCGCCGCCTGCCCCTTGCCCGAGGCCGCCTGGTAGGTCGACACGACCACGTGCACGAGGCGCGCGGCGTCGTGAAGCGGCTTGAGCGCGACGACCATTTGAATGGTCGAGCAGTTGGGGTTGGCGATGATCCCCTTCGGCCGGCGCTCCGCGGCCTCCGGGTTCACTTCGGGAACGACGAGCGGGCAGCCGTCGTCCATGCGCCACGCGCTCGAATTGTCGATGACGACGGCGCCGGCAGCGGCGGCCATGGGGGCGAACTCCTTGGACACCGACGTGCCCGCGCTGAAGAGCGCGAAGTCGACGCCGGCAAAGGACGTCGGACCGAGCGCTTCGACGACGACCTCTCCGCCGCGAAAGGGAAGGCGCATGCCTTCGCTCTTCTTGCTGGCGAGGGGCAAAAGCTTCGCCACAGGAAAGTTGCGTTGCTCGAGCGTTCGCAACATTTCGCGCCCCACCGCGCCCGTAACCCCAGCGACCGCCACCGTGAACGCCATCGACCGAACCTCCCAATCTCCTGTGTCATACTATGCGAGTTGCCGCCGGCCGACCTTTTCGCCATCGCCGCGGCGTACGACGGCCCTCGCGTGGCGGCGCTTCTATGATTCAGCGTTCGAAGCAAAAACCAAGGTTTTCTCGCCATGAATGAGCGCAAGGCCGACGGCGCGCCCAACGCCAGTGATCTCGCGAGACTGCGCCGCGAATACGACAAGGGTGATCTCTCCGATCATGCGTCCGGCGCCGATCCCGTTGAGCTGTTCCGCAGCTGGCTCGGCGAAGCGCTGCGCGTCGGAGCCCATGAACCCAACGCCATGACCCTCGCCACCATCGGCGAAGACGGTCGGCCGCGGGCTCGTATCGTCCTGCTCAAGAGCGTCGACGAGCACGGCTTCGTCTTCTTCACAAACTACGAGAGCAAGAAGGGCGCAGAGCTCACGGCGAACCCCTTCGCGTCGCTGGTGTTCTTCTGGCCGGAGCTTGAGCGGCAGGTGCGCGTCGAGGGGGCGGTCACCCGAACGAGCGCCGCCGAATCCGACGAATACTTCGCCCTCCGGCCGGAGGGCGCGCAGCTCGGCGCCTGGGCGTCGCGGCAGAGTCGCCCGATCGCCTCCCGGGAGGCGCTCGAGGCGGACCTCGATCTCGTGACGAAACGCTTCGGCGGCGGTGCGATCCCGCGCCCCGACCACTGGGGCGGCTTTCGGCTCGATCCCCACCGAATCGAACTCTGGCACGGGCGGCCGAGTCGCCTCCACGACCGCCTGCTCTTCGAGCGCGACGGGCGCGCCCCGTGGACGGCGACGCGCCTCTCGCCATGATTCGCCCGTCGTTGACCGCCGCGGCGCTCTTCGCCGGTGGCTGCGCCGGTGCCGTGCCCGTCGCGCCGCTCAGCGTCGAGCCGTTGCGGGACGGAGTGGCCGTTGCGGCGGGGGCCAAGGCGCGCGCGGCGCCCCGGCTCTTGCCTGAGATCGCCGCCGCATCGTCGACGTCAGCGGCCTTCGGCAACGAGCCCGGCGGCGGAACGCGGGGCATCGCGAGCGGTGTGCGGTTCGTCACGTACCCCTCGGGGGCCGTCGTCGCGGCGCCGGACCGCTTCGCTCAGGCGCCGAGCGCGACCCTGCCGCTGCCGGCTCGCCTCGGCGGTGGCGTCATCTTTGCGGTCGGTGACACGCTCCACCGCGCCGCCACGTGGACGGCGGCGGCGGAGCCGCTCTTGCGGGGGCCAAGCGTGATCCGCGGCGTTTGGCCAGGCCTCGATCGCGTTTACCTCAGGTTTGCCAGCGGTGGGCTCCTCGCTGTCGACGCGCGCACCGGCGCGCCCCTTGAGCTCGGCGCGCTCCCTGCGTCGCCCGCCGTAACGGCCCTTGCGGCCATCGACGGCTTTCGCGCCGTCGCCATCGCGGACCTCCTCGGCGTTGTGGCCACGACCGACGCCGGCGCGACGTGGCGGCCGCTCGCCGTACCGGCCGATGCGAAGACGCTGCAGCTCGCCGCCGATGCGGTCCTCGTGACCGGTGGCAAAGAGGTCTTCGAGGTTCGTCCCGAAGGGCAAGTCACGCGCGTGCTGTCGCGCGGCGACAAGACGCCTGCCGATGCGTTGCCGCCGACGGCCGAGCGCAGCGACGCCGTGCGCATCTTCGGCTCACCGCCTTTGACGGCCGCTCTCACCGATGGCGTCGCGCTCGCCGACGGTACCGTCCTTGTGGCGAGGGACGGTGCGCTCGGCCGCGTGCGGATCGCCGACGGCGCCGTCGTTGACTTCGCGCGCGATGCCTTCCTCCTTCGCTCGGCGCGCTGTCGAGGCATCGCCCTCGGCGCGCGCGGCGAAGCGGGCTTCGTGTGCGGTGAGCCGGCGGGCCGCACCCATGTGTATCGGTACGCGCCGGCGCGTCACGGTCTCGAGCTGGCGCTCTCCTTCGCCGCTCCGCGTCTCGTGCTCGCCGGCGACAACGGCGCCATCGCCGTGCGTGGCCCCTGCGCATCGTTGGCGCCGGCTCCCAGCAACGTGCCCGGCTCTCCCGCCGAGGAAGTCACCTACTGCGTGCGTGACGCGCAGGGCCGACTGCGTGAGCAGGTGCTCACCAACGCGAACGCGGCCCGCGTCGTGCCGCTCGCCGATGGCACGCTCGCCGTGATCACCGCGCCGCGCGGTGATCTCACCGGCGGCCACTTGACCTTCGCGGGGCCGAGCGGCGCCCGCAGCGTTCCACTGGTCCTCGAGGCTTCCGGCGACGCGCCCAAGCGAGCGCTGTCGAAAGGGACTTGGCTCGAAGGGTTTGAAGAGCGGAGGCCCGGCGTCCTCGGCGGTTGGGTCGAACACGCCGGCACGTGGCTGGGCGTCGAGATCGCGTTCGACGGGCGCGGGCACCATGGCAACTTCATAAGGGACCTCGGCAACGTGACCGTATCGGGCCTCTACGGTCTCGGGTTCGTCGCGGCTCAGCGTGGGTACGAGACGCTCGACGGTGGCATGACGTGGCGCGCCGTCGAGTTGCCCGATCCGGCGGGCCGAAAGTCGCCGTCTCCGCGCGGCTGCAGCGCCGTGGGGTGCGCGCTCGACGGATGGCTCCGCGTCGGTTGGGGCGAACCGCCCGCCGCGCCGCGGCCGCCGGCCCACGTCGCCTCCGTCGCGACGTCGCCGCCGGCGCCGGTCCTCGATCTCGCGTGCGACGTCGTTTCGCAACGCGCCGTGCCGCTCCGCGCACCGCCTCGCCAAGCGCGGCGCGTGACGCCGACGGGGACCTTGTCCACGTTCGGTCGCGGGGAGTTTACACCCTTCTATTCGACGCCGGCGCCGGCGCTGGCGTCGGACGAGGTGGGGACGGCGATGGACAGCCTCGAACTCTCGGACCACTCGCGGCACGGCCTCGTGGCGCGGGGCTACGTCTGGGGCAAGAAGGGCATCGAGTGGGACACGTCGAGCCACTGGGTGATTCGGTGGACGACGCCCTTCGCGAGCTCGCGGGAGATCTTCGCCGCCGCGTCTTCGAAGCCGCCGCCAGTCATCGTCGACGCCACACGATTCGTCGCGTCACCGGGACCGATGCGGAGCATGGGGAGCATGGCGCTCGCCGTTGGCGACGATCCACGAAGCGCGCTGCTCATCGCGAGTCGAGCGATGCCGCCGGAGAGCGTCATGGTGACGCTTGAAGACGGCCAAGCGCCCACGGAGATTCGTCGCGCCGACGGCGAAGCGTTTGGGCGCATTGAAGCGGCGCTCCGCCACGAGGGGCGGTGGTTCGCCCTCACCGAGTCAACCGAGCCCGCAGCTCCTTCCGTCATCCTGTGGCAGATCGAGGGGGCCGTGACGCGCGAGGTGATTCGCCTCCCACGCGCATGATCGGAGGGCACGTCGCGGCCCACTGCCTCGCTACGGCTGGCACACCGCGACGCCGAGGGGCTCGTTGGCATCGTCGTCGAGGACGTTGCGGGACCGACCACGCATAGCGCATCTCGCTTCGTCGCCGCGATCGATCCGCAGGCCGGTCGGCTCATCAGCGTGGAAGCGCTCGGGAGCACCGATTGGGGCGGCAAGCCGCTCGTCGCTTGCAGCGGCGACGACGGCGGGTGGGCCGTGGATCTCCCACTCGCGGGCGCGCAGGTGAGGGCCACCGTTCTCGGGAAGATCGTGCCGCTCCGCGCGGCCTATGGGCGCGTCCGTTTCGCGGCGAACCGCGCGTGCGTCGAGCGGATGACGGGAATCTACGAAGGCGGAAGCGAAGACGGCTTGCGCGGCTCGGGGACAGCGAGCGCGACGCGCTCGCTGCAGGTCGGGCTCCTCATCGGTTCGGAGCGGCAGACCTTGCGATGCGGCCGGGCCGAGAGAAAGCCATAGAGCGCATTCCACGAACCTTGCGGTTCTTCGGCAACCTCACCTCAGCGCGCTGCGATGGTGCAGCCGAGCGAGTTGTGCATGAAGTAGCTCGTGTAAGGCGCCGAGTAGCCGAGGCCTACGTTCGAGATGGCGCCCGAGGTCCGGGCGAGATCGGAGCGACGGAGCGCAAATTCATAGCGGCCTCCCGCGCTGTCGGTGCCCTCGAAGCCCATGTAGTCGTCGACGCCCGTGTTGCCGTTGTAGACGACGGTGACGTTCCCGCTCTTGGGATCGTTCGCCTGGGCGCCGCTGCCGCGCTTCACTGTCAAGACTCCGCGACGTCGCTCGGGATCCTCAAACGCGATCGTCACGTCCCAACGGCGGCCATCGCAGGAGACGACGCGCTTGTCGACGGCTTGCGGCGCGTCTTCGCCGAGCACCAACTCGAAGGCGCGCTCGCCAGTCGCCTTGAGGCGCAGCGTGTCGCCGTCGACTTCGAGGTCGTAGATCAGGTGGTCGATGGCGCCTTCGGCAAAGTCGAAGGAGATGGTCGGCTTCCCGTCGACGCCCGCGTAGGTGAGGTAGGTGCCGCGGAGGAGCATCGACTCCTTGTTCGCCGTCGGGACGGTCAGCCACGGGTTCCAGACCCATGGCTCGTTGCGGGTCGTGACCCGCACGTACTCGAGCTCAAACTTCTTGGTGGGCTTGATCGTCAGGCTCTTGATGTACGAGCCCGACGATGGCTCTTGCCCGATGGCGTAGTGACCTGCTGGCAGGGTTCGCCTGAGGGCCTCCTCCGAGGACGCGGAGTCGGTCTCCTCAACGGGGCCGCCGCAGGCTGCGGCGGCGAACGAAAGAGTCAGGGCAGCGAGAACGCGCATCGACATGGCGCCCGGTGTAGCGCGCGCCCGCGCACACGCAACCACACCGGCTCCATTTACGGTTCGCAAGCCGGTTTGCGTTAAGCGCGTGGGTCAGCCGGTGGCCAAAATCGCCGCGACCTTCGCCAAGACGTCGATGTCGGCCGCCGGGAAGCGGCGCTTGTCGAGCTCTCCGCGATCGACCCACTCAAAGGCCGCCACGTCGAGGGCGCGCGGCTCCGGCGACGACGGCAGGAGCGTCGCCCAGAAGAACAGCAAGAGGACTGCCTTGGCGTCGGCGTCGTAGCGATGGAACGTCACCTCGACGACGTCGCCGACGGCCGCGTCGA
Coding sequences within it:
- a CDS encoding protein kinase — translated: MTEGTAPQHPTRIGKYRLLTRIAAGGMGTVYLARAQGELGFGRTVVLKVLHEHLAADEALVQRFLDEAKVASLLVHPNGVTVLDVMKEKETGAVFLVLEYVHGSSLAQLLDDVTERRKTVPLPIAAAVVRDTLEGLHAAHEMVDEHGAPLHVVHRDVSPHNILVSRQGAAYLTDFGVAKLRGAVPVTKTGQVVGKPGYLSPEQLVAAPVSPATDVYGAGIVLWELLTGERLFRGLKEQAAALSSGDVPPPPSSRRRGIPPRLDALVRSMLAREARERPPSALAAARELEQCVAPAPRSEVGAWVAEHAKGQLALLDDVLRRAARSDAATAPPIDEARAAADATPFEATLEAVAKKPAAARRGSQNLRAVFMGLLAGAALMLIGALSMLVLRNNAASAGGGPPVTIGLGGGGVSAVDAGDAASP
- a CDS encoding aspartate-semialdehyde dehydrogenase, with the translated sequence MAFTVAVAGVTGAVGREMLRTLEQRNFPVAKLLPLASKKSEGMRLPFRGGEVVVEALGPTSFAGVDFALFSAGTSVSKEFAPMAAAAGAVVIDNSSAWRMDDGCPLVVPEVNPEAAERRPKGIIANPNCSTIQMVVALKPLHDAARLVHVVVSTYQAASGKGQAAVQDLLAQTRALAEGRVPEATVFPAPLAGNLLSDWKAGAGDYSEEEWKMVNETRKIMGDATLGVSPTTVRVPVVTGHSESVWLRFSRAMSAEEAKSLLRKAPGVKLVDAAYAPGNAPQPRDVAGTDDVFVGRVREDLAVPGALCMWIVADNLRKGAALNAVQIAELLAKRRA
- the pdxH gene encoding pyridoxamine 5'-phosphate oxidase translates to MNERKADGAPNASDLARLRREYDKGDLSDHASGADPVELFRSWLGEALRVGAHEPNAMTLATIGEDGRPRARIVLLKSVDEHGFVFFTNYESKKGAELTANPFASLVFFWPELERQVRVEGAVTRTSAAESDEYFALRPEGAQLGAWASRQSRPIASREALEADLDLVTKRFGGGAIPRPDHWGGFRLDPHRIELWHGRPSRLHDRLLFERDGRAPWTATRLSP
- a CDS encoding (deoxy)nucleoside triphosphate pyrophosphohydrolase; its protein translation is MKTVIVAAGIIVRAGRVLLTQRKAGAHLEGLWEFPGGKLELGEDPRDALARELAEELGVDAAVGDVVEVTFHRYDADAKAVLLLFFWATLLPSSPEPRALDVAAFEWVDRGELDKRRFPAADIDVLAKVAAILATG